A stretch of Crossiella cryophila DNA encodes these proteins:
- a CDS encoding type I polyketide synthase, whose protein sequence is MSPVRTEQQLRDWLLRRVAEATGRAPGEIDVHQPLDSYGLSSRDAVALSGQLEEHLDRSLPATLVWEYPTIAGISAALLGVAAPKAADAAPPAASAAPPSAEPIAVVGLGCRLPGGVHGPKAFWDLLSGGREAISEVPEQRWAGHAGSPEAAEVLARTTRWGGYLNDITGFDADFFGISPREAAGMDPQQRLLLEVSWEALEHAGIAPAGLRGSRTGVFVGISGNEYGQLAISEAERIDAWSGTGAALSIAANRLSYVLDLRGPSVAVDSACSSSLVAVHLAMQSLRAGESAVALAGGVNLLLSPGVTVNFDQMGVTSPDGRCRAFDAAANGMVRAEGAGVVVLKRLADARRDGDRVLAVLRGSAVNSDGRSNGITAPNPEAQEALLRTAYANAGIEPSEVDYVEAHGTGTLLGDPIEAGALGAVLGTGRDPEAPLLIGSVKTNVGHLEAAAGITGLIKVVLALANDAIPASLHFTEPNPHIPFDRLGLAVASVSRPWPRQDRPARAGVSGFGFGGTNAHVIVEEVAATASASTAEGPDGYLLSGPSPERIRDTAGSLAEWLVTAEADLGAVRHALHRRFAGPSRALITAADKAELLAGLRTLAAGRVAPNIAAGRGDRLGAGVVWVFSGHGSQWAGMGAELLATEPAFADALSEVDEMVQALAGFSPKRLLLDRAELDGFAVVQPTLFAVQVALAELWRSYGVRPDAVIGHSVGEVAAAVVSGALSLADGVHVVTARSRLAAALAEPGVMAVLELRAEEVAAAAEGLSDVDIAVHNAPEQTVVAGPSDSVARLVERVEAGGRMARLVRVDVASHSARVEPVLPALAAELRGLRGRKPEIPFYSTVSEQPAFDAGYWVANLRRPVRFADAVTAALADGFGAFLEIAPHPVLAQAITETARAHESEPVVLASLRRDEPERAQLRHELGRLRLAGHPLPRTKGALAELPTTPWRHQPYWVAPSRRRGVLPAGHPFLGTHLELPEDGRHLWSAEIGLDALPWLTDHRVDDVPVLPGVAYAEIALSAASAAFGLPVSQVQASDVALHRPLVLGARTGLTTVLIPGGDLRGLVNIYSRAEDDAWLLHATAKVAAAEPVSTVDIDPFDGSDVLAGEGIERAELYRRLRALGQQHGPAFAGVTEVHATGDGTAAASVVLPEQAPPNPRFAAHPAVLDSCLQVLGAALPPAADNELHLPMEFGAIRVYGEVGQGGLCQVTVSGEDGGVLADVRLSDPDGRLVLEINGVFVRRVQRTELTVPLGELLLETVWQRADPPPGPVAETSGTWLVIGEDDRLTCDLTDGLLAAGRHPILLSTVDLTPELLTSVLDQTTPAGIVLVQPEPDGPEGLDAALRLTVAASTLVGALADRGLTPRLWLLGVGGADVVGAELVRPAAAALRGLARVLTFEQPALRASWVDVDDTAAVTGLLAELLGGGTEDEVAWRGGIRYAARLRRAVLPEPGEAPVVRSGGAYVVTGGLGGLGLVLARWLVDRGAGKVVLNGRSNPNSAAQQVIAELRAGGALVEVVAGDIADPGVAERIVATAQDGASLRGVVHAAAVLDDRVLGRLDADNVRRVWRPKAYGAWRLHEATAGLPLDWWLGFSSAAALLGSPGQAAYAAANAYLDAITARRRGEGQLAATINWGTWAEVGLAADREVGAVAPITPDQGLAALEAVLASGRAATGVLRLDVRALAELFPAAAESPFFAELVPAAPAVTPDWPGVDALSTVDQAEARRIAGGQLRARIAGLMGFAAEALPADTALTGLGLDSLLAVRVKNAVQHDFGLTLATAVLLRGASVAELESWLFTELTLGARESGPAKPVLVPPRDAAERLVSAVWQEVLVRPVGVTETFEAAGGTPVQAERIAALLAERSGRTLRVDELFGVPTVEGMARWVREREVGSGQSPLRVLRRDGGQPPLFFFHPAGGDTAVYRQLVDLLDADQPAYGLDRVDHVRELTEKAGCYLDHVRAVAPHGPYRLAGWSLGGFLAYEVAQQLTAAGAEVELVAMIDSLNPLPLPAGLDEVRLAELRFRRFADFLEASYGRRIELPYDVLARLGDEEQIDLLIEQMTTHELVNVEVSTAILHHQRTSFLDTRVLERYQPELYDGRVVLYSAAEKTPGGLKDPRFDRDDAPLGWDEFCPGLEVVRVPGHHLSVLDPPNVETIGAHLRDLLRSLAPTPNHP, encoded by the coding sequence ATGAGCCCCGTGCGCACCGAGCAGCAGCTGCGGGACTGGCTGCTGCGCCGGGTCGCGGAGGCCACCGGCCGCGCGCCAGGTGAGATCGACGTGCACCAGCCGCTGGACAGCTACGGGCTGTCCTCCCGGGACGCGGTCGCGCTGTCCGGGCAGCTCGAAGAACACCTCGACCGCAGTCTTCCGGCGACGCTGGTCTGGGAGTACCCGACGATCGCCGGAATCAGCGCGGCCCTGCTCGGTGTGGCCGCGCCGAAGGCCGCTGACGCCGCCCCGCCCGCGGCGTCAGCGGCCCCACCCAGCGCCGAACCGATCGCGGTGGTCGGGCTCGGCTGCCGCCTGCCCGGCGGGGTGCACGGCCCGAAAGCCTTCTGGGACCTGCTTTCCGGCGGCCGGGAGGCCATTTCCGAGGTGCCGGAACAACGCTGGGCCGGGCACGCCGGTTCGCCGGAGGCGGCCGAGGTGCTGGCCCGCACCACCCGCTGGGGCGGCTACCTCAACGACATCACCGGTTTCGACGCCGACTTCTTCGGCATCAGCCCGCGCGAGGCCGCCGGGATGGACCCGCAGCAACGCCTGCTGCTGGAGGTGAGCTGGGAGGCCCTGGAACACGCGGGCATCGCGCCGGCCGGGCTGCGCGGCAGCCGGACCGGGGTGTTCGTCGGGATCAGCGGCAACGAGTACGGGCAGCTGGCGATCAGCGAGGCCGAGCGGATCGACGCCTGGAGCGGCACCGGCGCGGCGCTGAGCATCGCGGCCAACCGGCTCTCCTACGTGCTGGACCTGCGCGGACCCAGTGTCGCGGTGGACAGCGCCTGCTCATCCTCGCTGGTCGCGGTGCACCTGGCCATGCAGAGCCTGCGTGCGGGTGAGAGCGCGGTGGCGCTGGCCGGGGGCGTGAACCTGTTGCTGTCACCGGGAGTCACGGTCAACTTCGACCAGATGGGCGTGACCTCGCCGGATGGCCGGTGCCGGGCCTTCGACGCGGCGGCCAACGGCATGGTGCGGGCCGAGGGCGCGGGCGTGGTGGTGCTCAAGCGACTCGCCGACGCCCGGCGGGACGGGGACCGGGTGCTCGCGGTGCTGCGCGGCTCCGCGGTCAACTCCGACGGCCGGTCCAACGGCATCACCGCGCCCAATCCCGAGGCGCAGGAAGCCCTGTTGCGCACCGCCTATGCCAACGCTGGCATCGAACCGTCCGAAGTGGACTATGTGGAGGCGCACGGCACGGGTACGTTGCTCGGAGACCCGATCGAGGCAGGCGCCCTGGGTGCGGTGCTCGGCACGGGCCGGGATCCGGAGGCGCCGCTGCTGATCGGGTCGGTGAAGACCAACGTTGGCCACCTGGAGGCCGCGGCAGGCATCACCGGGCTGATCAAGGTGGTGCTCGCGCTGGCCAACGACGCCATCCCGGCCAGCCTGCACTTCACCGAGCCCAACCCGCACATCCCGTTCGACCGGCTGGGCCTGGCGGTGGCCAGTGTTTCCCGGCCGTGGCCGCGTCAGGACCGCCCTGCCCGCGCCGGAGTCTCCGGCTTCGGTTTCGGCGGCACCAACGCGCATGTGATCGTCGAGGAGGTAGCCGCGACTGCCTCCGCTTCGACGGCGGAGGGGCCGGACGGCTACCTGTTGTCCGGCCCCTCTCCAGAACGCATCCGGGACACCGCGGGCAGCCTGGCCGAATGGCTGGTCACCGCGGAGGCCGATCTCGGCGCGGTGCGGCACGCGCTGCACCGCCGGTTCGCCGGACCCAGCCGGGCCCTGATCACCGCAGCGGACAAGGCAGAACTGCTTGCCGGACTGCGCACACTGGCTGCGGGCCGGGTCGCGCCGAACATCGCCGCCGGCCGCGGGGACCGGCTGGGCGCTGGCGTGGTGTGGGTGTTCTCCGGGCACGGCTCGCAGTGGGCGGGCATGGGCGCGGAACTCCTCGCCACCGAACCGGCCTTCGCCGACGCACTGTCCGAAGTGGACGAAATGGTGCAGGCCCTTGCCGGGTTCTCACCGAAGCGACTGCTGCTGGACCGGGCCGAGCTGGACGGGTTCGCCGTGGTGCAGCCGACCTTGTTCGCGGTGCAGGTGGCCCTGGCCGAACTGTGGCGCTCCTACGGTGTGCGGCCGGACGCGGTGATCGGGCATTCGGTGGGCGAGGTGGCGGCCGCCGTGGTGAGCGGCGCGTTGTCGCTGGCCGACGGGGTGCACGTGGTGACAGCCCGGTCCCGGCTGGCCGCTGCACTTGCCGAACCCGGGGTGATGGCGGTGCTGGAGCTGCGGGCCGAGGAGGTGGCCGCGGCAGCCGAAGGACTGTCCGATGTGGACATCGCGGTGCACAACGCGCCGGAGCAGACCGTGGTGGCCGGACCCTCGGATTCGGTGGCGCGGCTGGTCGAGCGAGTGGAGGCGGGTGGGCGGATGGCCCGGCTGGTCCGGGTGGACGTGGCCAGCCACTCCGCCAGGGTCGAACCGGTGCTGCCCGCACTGGCCGCCGAACTGCGTGGGTTGCGCGGCCGCAAACCGGAGATCCCCTTCTACAGCACGGTGTCCGAGCAGCCCGCCTTCGACGCCGGGTACTGGGTGGCCAACCTGCGCCGGCCGGTGCGCTTCGCCGACGCGGTGACCGCGGCGCTGGCCGACGGGTTCGGGGCGTTCCTGGAGATCGCGCCGCATCCGGTGCTGGCCCAGGCGATCACCGAGACCGCGCGGGCACACGAGTCCGAGCCGGTGGTGCTGGCCAGTCTGCGCCGGGACGAACCCGAGCGCGCGCAGCTGCGGCATGAGCTGGGCCGGTTGCGTCTGGCCGGACATCCGTTGCCGCGCACCAAGGGCGCGCTGGCCGAGCTGCCCACCACGCCCTGGCGGCACCAGCCGTACTGGGTGGCGCCGAGCCGCCGCCGCGGCGTGCTGCCCGCCGGGCACCCGTTCCTGGGCACCCACCTGGAGCTGCCCGAGGACGGTCGGCACCTGTGGTCGGCCGAGATCGGCCTGGACGCGTTGCCCTGGCTGACCGATCACCGGGTGGACGACGTGCCGGTGCTGCCCGGCGTGGCCTACGCGGAGATCGCGCTGTCCGCGGCGAGTGCCGCCTTCGGCCTGCCGGTCAGCCAGGTGCAGGCCAGTGACGTGGCCCTGCACCGGCCGCTCGTCCTGGGCGCGCGCACCGGACTGACCACCGTGCTCATCCCCGGCGGCGACCTGCGTGGCCTGGTGAACATCTACAGCCGGGCCGAGGACGACGCCTGGCTGCTGCACGCCACCGCCAAGGTCGCCGCCGCCGAGCCAGTGTCCACTGTGGACATAGATCCCTTCGACGGCTCGGATGTGCTTGCCGGGGAAGGCATCGAGCGGGCCGAGCTGTACCGGCGGCTGCGGGCGCTTGGCCAGCAGCACGGACCGGCCTTCGCCGGGGTCACCGAGGTGCACGCCACCGGCGACGGCACCGCGGCGGCCAGTGTGGTGCTGCCCGAACAGGCCCCGCCCAACCCGCGCTTCGCCGCACACCCCGCGGTGCTGGACTCCTGCCTGCAGGTGCTCGGCGCGGCCCTGCCCCCGGCCGCGGACAACGAGCTGCACCTGCCGATGGAGTTCGGCGCGATCCGGGTCTACGGCGAGGTCGGGCAGGGCGGGCTGTGCCAGGTCACGGTCTCCGGCGAGGACGGCGGCGTGCTGGCCGACGTGCGGCTCAGCGATCCGGACGGCAGGCTGGTGCTGGAGATCAACGGCGTGTTCGTGCGCCGGGTGCAGCGCACCGAACTGACCGTTCCGCTGGGTGAGCTGCTGCTGGAAACGGTGTGGCAGCGCGCTGATCCGCCGCCCGGACCGGTCGCGGAGACCAGCGGGACCTGGCTGGTGATCGGCGAGGACGACCGGCTCACCTGCGACCTGACCGACGGCCTGCTCGCCGCCGGACGGCACCCGATCCTGCTGTCCACTGTGGACCTCACCCCCGAGCTGCTGACCAGCGTGCTCGACCAGACCACACCGGCCGGGATCGTCTTGGTGCAGCCGGAACCGGACGGCCCCGAGGGCCTGGACGCGGCACTGCGGCTGACCGTGGCCGCCTCCACCCTGGTCGGCGCGCTTGCCGACCGCGGGCTCACGCCCAGGTTGTGGCTGCTCGGCGTGGGTGGCGCGGATGTGGTGGGCGCGGAGCTGGTGCGCCCGGCCGCGGCCGCGTTGCGTGGGCTGGCCAGGGTGCTGACCTTCGAGCAACCAGCGCTGCGGGCGAGCTGGGTCGACGTCGATGACACCGCCGCGGTGACCGGGTTGCTGGCCGAACTGCTCGGCGGCGGCACCGAGGACGAGGTGGCCTGGCGCGGCGGGATCCGTTACGCGGCAAGGCTGCGCCGGGCCGTGCTGCCCGAACCGGGCGAGGCCCCGGTGGTGCGCTCCGGCGGCGCGTACGTGGTCACCGGCGGACTCGGCGGGCTGGGCCTGGTGCTGGCCCGCTGGCTGGTCGACCGCGGCGCGGGCAAGGTGGTGCTCAACGGCCGGTCCAACCCGAACTCGGCCGCCCAGCAGGTGATCGCCGAACTGCGGGCAGGCGGCGCGCTGGTCGAGGTGGTCGCCGGGGACATCGCCGATCCCGGGGTGGCGGAACGGATCGTGGCCACCGCCCAGGACGGCGCGAGCCTGCGCGGAGTGGTGCACGCGGCCGCGGTGCTCGACGACCGGGTGCTGGGCAGGCTGGACGCGGACAACGTGCGCCGGGTGTGGCGCCCCAAGGCTTATGGCGCCTGGCGGTTGCACGAGGCCACCGCCGGACTGCCACTGGACTGGTGGCTCGGCTTCTCCTCCGCGGCCGCCCTGCTCGGCTCCCCCGGCCAGGCCGCCTACGCCGCCGCGAACGCCTACCTGGACGCGATCACCGCCCGCCGCCGCGGCGAGGGCCAGCTCGCGGCCACCATCAACTGGGGCACCTGGGCCGAGGTCGGCCTGGCCGCGGACCGCGAGGTCGGCGCGGTCGCCCCCATCACCCCGGACCAGGGCCTGGCCGCGCTGGAGGCGGTGCTCGCCTCGGGCCGGGCGGCCACCGGCGTGCTGCGCCTGGACGTCCGGGCGCTGGCGGAGCTGTTCCCGGCCGCGGCCGAGTCACCGTTCTTCGCCGAACTCGTCCCGGCCGCACCCGCGGTCACCCCGGACTGGCCCGGCGTCGACGCACTGTCCACAGTGGACCAAGCTGAGGCCCGCCGGATCGCCGGTGGCCAGTTGCGGGCCCGGATCGCCGGGCTGATGGGCTTCGCCGCCGAGGCATTGCCCGCCGACACCGCGCTGACCGGGCTGGGTCTGGATTCCCTGCTCGCGGTGCGGGTGAAGAACGCGGTGCAGCACGACTTCGGCCTGACCCTGGCCACCGCGGTGCTGTTGCGCGGGGCCAGCGTCGCCGAGCTGGAGAGCTGGCTGTTCACCGAACTCACCCTGGGCGCGCGGGAGTCCGGCCCGGCCAAACCGGTGCTGGTGCCGCCGAGGGACGCGGCCGAGCGGCTGGTCAGCGCGGTGTGGCAGGAGGTGCTGGTGCGGCCGGTCGGCGTCACCGAGACTTTCGAGGCCGCCGGCGGCACGCCGGTGCAGGCCGAGCGGATCGCCGCACTGCTGGCCGAGCGCAGTGGTCGCACGCTGCGGGTGGACGAGCTGTTCGGGGTGCCGACGGTGGAGGGCATGGCGCGCTGGGTGCGGGAGCGGGAGGTCGGCAGCGGGCAGTCCCCGCTGCGGGTGCTGCGCCGCGACGGCGGTCAGCCACCGCTGTTCTTCTTCCACCCGGCTGGCGGGGACACCGCGGTGTACCGGCAGCTGGTCGACCTGCTCGACGCCGATCAACCGGCGTATGGCCTGGACCGGGTCGACCACGTGCGCGAACTGACGGAGAAGGCCGGGTGCTATCTGGATCACGTCCGGGCGGTTGCCCCGCACGGTCCGTATCGGTTGGCCGGGTGGTCGCTGGGTGGGTTCCTCGCGTACGAGGTCGCGCAACAACTCACGGCGGCCGGTGCCGAGGTGGAACTGGTGGCGATGATCGACTCGCTGAACCCGCTGCCGTTGCCAGCCGGCCTGGACGAGGTGCGGCTGGCCGAGCTTCGTTTCCGACGGTTCGCCGATTTCCTGGAGGCCAGTTATGGCAGGCGGATCGAGCTGCCGTACGACGTGCTGGCCAGGTTGGGCGATGAGGAGCAGATCGATCTGCTGATCGAGCAGATGACCACGCACGAGCTGGTCAACGTCGAGGTCAGCACGGCGATCCTGCATCACCAGCGGACTTCGTTCCTGGATACCCGGGTGCTGGAGCGGTATCAGCCCGAGCTGTATGACGGGCGGGTGGTGCTGTACAGCGCAGCGGAGAAGACGCCTGGTGGGCTGAAGGATCCGCGGTTCGACCGGGATGACGCGCCGCTGGGGTGGGATGAGTTCTGCCCGGGGTTGGAGGTGGTCCGGGTGCCGGGCCACCACCTGTCGGTGCTGGACCCGCCCAACGTCGAGACCATCGGCGCGCACCTCCGCGACCTACTCCGCTCCCTCGCCCCCACCCCGAACCACCCCTGA